From one Salvelinus namaycush isolate Seneca unplaced genomic scaffold, SaNama_1.0 Scaffold1245, whole genome shotgun sequence genomic stretch:
- the LOC120036211 gene encoding NLR family CARD domain-containing protein 3-like: MKSDFSMDHPIYFSDGSGTFDPRGFYHTQTAQYTVPICLSMNSDFSMDRPVNSSVGGSVTFDRSGWSTLPEDQSRCAVCQQVLRDPVSITCGHRFCRQCITRYWEKPAPSGDYDCPQCRKRSRTRPVLQHLTEPNDARGSVNHKDSLQRAIVNHKDSLQRALVNHKDSLRRRYECVIEGIETAGNQTPLNRIYTELYITEGESEGVNNEHEVWQLQTAPRTPTSHDTAIHCNDIFKPLPGQERSIRTVLTKGIAGIGKTVSVQKFILDWAEGKANQDVDIIFVLPFRELNLIKDLQYSLLRLLNDFHTELDIGNAKKLTACKAMFIFDGLDESRLPLDFQRNEKVSDITQTSSVDVLLTNLIKGNLLPSALLWITSRPAATNQIPPKCVDQVTEVRGFNDPQKEEYFRKRFSDEDLSSRIISHIKKSRSLHIMCHIPVFCWISATVLEHMLSTDKRREMPTTLTEMSIHFLLIQTSLKNQKYHGRDEMDQEELMESDKEIILKLGKLAFENLEKGNLMFYEEDLKEAGLDVKEASVYSGVCTQIFKEESVLFQRVVYCFVHLSIQEFLSAVYMYHCYTTKNMDALKPFLKRKSRAASEELTLHELLKRTVDKALESKNGHLDLFVRFLHGMSLESNQKLLRGLVTQTESSPERVQKTIRSLKVMQRKNISPERCINLFHCLIEMKDHSVQEEIQAYLRSENRSKNLSLAQCSALAYMLQISKEVLEVFNLKEYKTSEEGRRRLVPAVRGCRKAL, translated from the exons atgaagagtgacttctCTATGGATCATCCTATTTATTTTAGTGATGGATCAGGGACCTTTGACCCCAG AGGCTTCTACCACACTCAGACAGCACAGTATACTGTTCccatctgtctgtctatgaacagtgACTTCTCCATGGATCGTCCTGTTAATTCCAGTGTTGGTGGATCAGTTACCTTTGACCGAAG tggatggtctactctgccaGAGGATCAGTCCAGGTGTGCAGTGTGTCAGCAGGTGTTGAGGGATCCAGTCTCTATCACCTGTGGACACAGGTTCTGCAGACAGTGCATCACCAGATACTGGGAGAAACCTGCTCCTTCAGGAGACTATGACTGTCCTCAGTGTAGAAAGAGATCCAGAACACGTCCTGTACTACAACACCTGACTGAACCCAATGATGCAAGAGGCTCTGTAAACCACAAAGACAGCCTGCAGAGAGCTATAGTAAACCATAAAGACAGTCTGCAGAGAGCTCTAGTAAACCATAAAGACAGCCTGAGAAGGAGGTATGAATGTGTGATAGAAGGCATCGAAACAGCAGGGAACCAAACTCCCCTCAACAGGatttacacagagctctacatcacagaaggagagagtgaaggggtTAACAACGAACATGAGGTTTGGCAGCTACAGACAGCACCCAGGACGCCAACCTCACATGATACAGCAATCCACTGCAATGACATCTTTAAACCCTTACCTGGCCAAGAGAGAAgcatcagaactgtgctgacgaAGGGCATCGCTGGCAtcggaaaaacagtctctgtgcagaagtttaTCCTAGACTGGGCTGAAGGGAAGGCAAACCAAGATGTGGACATCATATTTGTGCTTCCTTTCCGGGAGCTGAACTTGATCAAAGATCTCCAGTACAGTCTTCTCAGACTTTTAAATGACTTCCACACAGAACTAGACATAGGCAATGCAAAGAAACTCACTGCCTGTAAAGCtatgttcatctttgatggtttGGATGAAAGCAGACTTCCATTGGATTTCCAGCGCAACGAAAAGGTGTCTGATATCACCCAGACATCATCTgttgatgttctgctgacaaacctcatcaaggggaatctgcttccctctgctctcctatGGATAACCTCCCGACCAGCAGCAACCAATCAGATCCCCCCtaagtgtgttgaccaggtgacagaggtacgagggttcaatgacccacagaaggaggagtacttcaggaagagattcagtgatgaggacctgtccagcagaatcatctcacacataaagaaatcaaggagcctccacatcatgtgccacattccagtcttctgttggatttctgcaacagtccttgaacacatgttgagtacagacaagaggagagagatgcCCACAACTCTGACTGAGATGTCCATACACTTCCTGCTCATTCAGACCAGCCTGAAGAACCAGAAGTATCATGGAAGAGATGAGATGGATCAAGAGGAGCTCATGGAGTCAGATAAGGAAATTATTCTGAAGCTGGGGAAGCTGGCGTTTGAAAATCTGGAGAAGGGTAATCTCAtgttctatgaagaagacctgaaagaggctggcctTGATGTCAaagaagcctcagtgtactcaggagtgTGCACACAAATCTTTAAAGAAGAGTCTGTGTTATTTCAGAGAgtggtgtactgctttgttcatctgagcattcaggagtttctctCAGCTGTCTACATGTACCATTGTTACACAACCAAGAACATGGATGCACTGAAGCCCTTCCTCAAGAGAAAGTCTAGAGCCGCGTCTGAAGAGCTAACCTTGCATGAGCTGCTGAAGAGGACCGTTGATAAAGCCTTGGAGAGTAAGAATGGACACCTGGACCTTTTTGTCCGCTTCCTTCATGGCAtgtcactggagtccaatcagaaacTCCTACGAGGTCTGGTGACACAGACAGAAAGCAGTCCAGAGAGGGTCCAGAAAACAATCCGATCCCTTAAGGTGATGCAGAGGAAGAACATCTCCCCTGAGAGGTGCATCAATCTCTTCCACTGTCTGATAGAGATGAAAGACCATTCAGTACAGGAGGAAATCCAAGCGTACTTGAGGTCAGAGAACAGATCCAAAAACCTCTCCCTTGCTCAGTGTTCAGCGCTGGCCTACATGCTGCAGATATCAAAGGAGGTTCTGGAGGTGTTTAACCTGAAGGAATACAAGACATCAGAGGAGGGTCGTAGGAGACTGGTCCCAGCTGTGAGAGGCTGTAGGAAAGCTCTGTAA